TTAATTTCAATTTCTTTATCCAATAATTGATTCATACTCAAAAAACTGTCTTCGAAAACTAAATAATATTGAATTGGGTCTCCCAGTTCAGTCTGCATTTTTGTAAGTACTCCCTGATATTGCATAAGGCTTTAATTTTTAGATTGCTTGTTATAGATCTTACAATAACCTGAAGATTTTAGAGTTTTTATTGTTAAAAATTCAGGTTATGATTTGGAATCTTTGTTGTAAATAGAGCCGTTTTTTATAAAAAAACACTATTTTTGATATAAGGACAAAGTTAGTATTTGTCTGTCGATATTCAAATCTTAAATTTATGCGTTTTGTTCCCGGACAAAATTCAAAATCTAAAATATAAAATCTTCATGCCCGTATCAATTATCAACTCTTTCGCCTCTTGGGTCCTCAAGCAAAGGATACACCAAATTGAACTTTTTCTTAAATATCCGAATGAAGTTCAGGAAGAACTGTTGCATAATTTACTGACTGCCTCAGAATATACTGTTGTTGGTAAAAAATATGATTTTGCATCGATAAATTCCTATCAGACTTTTACTGAAAGAGTGCCAATATCGAGTTATGAAGAACTACAGCCTTTAATTGAACGTACTCGTCAGGGTGAGCAAGGTGTTTTTTGGGAAACCCCTATAAAATGGTTTGCTAAATCAAGCGGTACAACAAATGCCAAAAGTAAATTTATTCCGGTAAGTAATGAAGCTCTGGAAGATTGCCATTATAAAGGCAGTAAAGATTTGCTTTGTTTGTATTTGAATAATAATGAAGATTCTGAATTGTTTTTAGGAAAAAGTCTTCGTTTAGGTGGAAGTTCTCAGATTTATGAAAACAACAACACTTTCTTTGGAGATTTATCGGCTATTTTAATTGAGAATATGCCAATTTGGGCAGAATTTAGTAGTACGCCAAGCAGCAAAACTTCGCTAATGAGTGAATGGGAAACCAAAATTGCTGCCATTATAAATGAAACTAAGAATGAAAATGTAACCAGTTTTGCAGGAGTTCCGTCCTGGATGTTGGTTTTAATGAATAAAGTTTTAGAAAACACCGGCAATCAAAACTTACTGGAACTTTGGCCAAATCTTGAAGTTTATTTTCATGGTGGCGTAAGTTTTTCTCCTTATAAAGAGCAATACAAGAAAATATTACCGAGTAAAGATTTTAAATACTACGAAATTTACAATGCTTCCGAAGGCTTTTTTGCCATTCAGGATTTAAACAATTCAAGTGATTTATTGCTGATGCTGGATTACGGAATTTTCTACGAATTTATCTCAATGGAAACTTTTGGAACTCCTAATCAAAAAGTGATTCGTTTGGCAGATGTCGAATTAAATAAAAACTATGCGATTGTTATTACGACTAATTCTGGTTTGTGGCGCTATTTAATTGGTGATACCGTTCGTTTTACTTCTTTGAATCCTTATCGAATAAGAGTTACCGGCAGAACCAAACATCATATTAATGTTTTTGGTGAAGAGTTAATGGTCGAAAATACCGATCAGGCGATTGCAAAAGCATGTTTGGTTACTCAAACCGAAGTTATTGATTATACCGTCGCTCCAATTTTTATGCAGGATAAAGAAAAAGGCGCTCACGAATGGATGATCGAATTCAAGAAAAAACCTGCCGATGTAGGTCTTTTCCAAAAAGTTCTGGATGAAACTTTACAGACTTTAAATTCTGATTATGAAGCGAAACGCTACAACAATATGACACTAAATCCTTTGGTGATTAATGTAGCTCGTGAAAACTTATTTTATGACTGGCTTAAAGAAAGAGACAAGCTGGGTGGGCAACATAAGATTCCAAGACTTTCTAATCAGAGAGATTATTTGGAGCAGTTGAAGGAAATGTAGATTTATTTGACAAAATTATTATCATAAAAATTGATGAAAAAAATCTGGATTATATTATTTTTTATTTCATTTCAAACATTCTCTCAAACCAAAGAAGAATGCATAAAAATAATTACCGATTATGGCAACAATTATAATAAACCAGAATTTTCAATTGACTATGTTGATCAAAAGATAAATCCAACATTAATCAAAATTCAAACTTTAATCTGCGAAACTAAAGACAAAGAACTTCTAGAAATTTTTTTAGAAATGATTATAAAATCTTCCGGTTCTGCAAACGAAAGTCCCGCAGATGTGTTAGGTAACATTTTTATTTGTAATCCAGAAATTGTTGAAGAACAATTAAAAGACAAATATAGAAATCACATACTCTTTGATTATTTAGAACTTGGATTTTATAATATTACAATGCACTGGCCTATAAATGGCAAAAATACAGATCTCCAAATAAGAATGAATAAATTGATCACGCAAAAAGACTAAACCAATAGCGAGGATTTCACAAATTTCCACGAAATTTCAATATCTATTTTTCTATTGCCCCTAGCTTCAGCTAGGGGTCGTAATATATTTACTCTGGCTTTAACCGAATTCTACATTGCTAAATAATTTGGCTAAAGCCAAAAAACTTATTTCATTCAATATCCCTCCAGTTAAAGCAGGAGGCAATTCATTCTAATCAGAGAGATTATTTGGAACAGCTGAAGGAGATGTCATAAAAGTTCTCCACGAGAATTTCTCGATTTTTTTATATAGTATAGAAACCCGACAGGTTTTAAAAACCTGTCGGGTTTGATTTTTAAATAATCTTTTAAAAGCATAATTCCACCGAATCGCATGAGGGATAGAAGTGGAAATCCTTTTTGTTTTTTCTTTAAAAACAAAAAGATTGAAACGGATAGCCCGACCCGCCTTTTTCGGCGGGACATGCCCATAAAAAAACCTTAGTCTTTATTGAAAACTAAGGTTTGTGTTTTATTTTGATTGTGGAGTTACTTGCGAAGATTTCTCCTTACGTCGAAATGACAAAAATGCCGTCAACATTGATGACTACATCATATCAATATATCGGTCGTGATATCCTAAAAGATATAAAACTCCATCAAGCCCTAAACTTGAGATTGAGGTTGAAGCACTTTCTTTTACTTTTGGTTTGGCGTGGAAAGCAATTCCCAGACCAGCCAGGTTCAACATTGGTAAATCATTTGCACCATCACCAACAGCAATGGTTTGGTTGATATGAATTCCTTCTTTATCGGCAATAGCTTTTAGTAATTCCGCTTTCTTTTGTCCGTCTACGATATCACCTAAATATTTCCCCGTCAGTTTACCATCTTTAATCTCTAATCGATTGGCGTGTACATAATCGATTCCCAGTTCTTTTTGAAGATAGTCTCCAAAATAGGTAAAACCTCCTGAAAGAATTGCGGTTTTATAACCATAATATTTTAAGGCTTTCATCAATCGATGTGCACCTTGTGTTATAGGTAAATTGATTGCAACGTTTTGCAAAACTTCTTCACTTAATCCTTCCAGCAAAGCCATACGTTGTTTGAAACTTTCGTTGAAATCTATTTCTCCATTCATGGCAGATTCT
The sequence above is drawn from the Flavobacterium sp. N2038 genome and encodes:
- a CDS encoding GH3 auxin-responsive promoter family protein, with translation MPVSIINSFASWVLKQRIHQIELFLKYPNEVQEELLHNLLTASEYTVVGKKYDFASINSYQTFTERVPISSYEELQPLIERTRQGEQGVFWETPIKWFAKSSGTTNAKSKFIPVSNEALEDCHYKGSKDLLCLYLNNNEDSELFLGKSLRLGGSSQIYENNNTFFGDLSAILIENMPIWAEFSSTPSSKTSLMSEWETKIAAIINETKNENVTSFAGVPSWMLVLMNKVLENTGNQNLLELWPNLEVYFHGGVSFSPYKEQYKKILPSKDFKYYEIYNASEGFFAIQDLNNSSDLLLMLDYGIFYEFISMETFGTPNQKVIRLADVELNKNYAIVITTNSGLWRYLIGDTVRFTSLNPYRIRVTGRTKHHINVFGEELMVENTDQAIAKACLVTQTEVIDYTVAPIFMQDKEKGAHEWMIEFKKKPADVGLFQKVLDETLQTLNSDYEAKRYNNMTLNPLVINVARENLFYDWLKERDKLGGQHKIPRLSNQRDYLEQLKEM